From the bacterium genome, the window TGACGGTCGGGACATGGTCCTCTTTCGGTCATCCAAACTCCCGCTGACAGAGGCACATCGAAGTGAGATGCTTCGGCGAAATTTGAGCCGGCTCTACGTGTCCGAGGCACAGCGATCGGAATACCAAAAGCATTTGCGGGAGCATATCAGCCAGATAGTCGTGGATCCGTCGCTGGATGATTTCACCAAAACCACGATCCTGTATGACAGCGCCAGAGAATTGGTAAAGGATGTATTTGCTGACCCGACCAAAGGTGCGATGATCCGTGAGAGTCAGGAATTTGTTCAGACAACTGTTCAGTATGTCCTGGAAGGGAAAAACGCCTTTCACAATCTGCTCAAGGTGATGTCGTTTGATTATACGGTGTTCAGCCATTCAGTAAATGTCTGCGCTTTTTCGCTCGCGCTGGGGAATGCGTCGGGAATCGAGAAAACCAGCGACTTGGTGGCGCTGGCCACCGGCGCATTGTTGCACGATGTCGGCAAGGCTCGCGTGCCGGAAGAGATACTCCATAAGCCAGGTCCGCTGAGTCAGGCGGAATGGCAGACCATTCGCCAACACCCCGAGTGGGGCGTGGAGTTGATGACGACGACTGACCTTATTCCGCGGGAGGCGTATATCCCTATCGCCCAGCACCACGAACGTCAAGACGGGTCAGGATATCCAAATCGACTGGGTGGGGACGGCATTCACCTGTATGGAAAGGTTGTAGCGATCGCGGATTCCTTTGATGCGATGACCACCAACCGGGTTTATCGTCAGGCCGAAGGGTCTTTCCGGACGCTTGAAATGATGGCGCATTCCGGCGAAGAATTCGACCGATCGTTGCTTCGGCAATTCATTCAATTGCTTGGCCCGTCACGGACCGAGCTACTCGGATCCTAGCACTTCCCTGCACCTTCCAGAGTCACATTCTGCGCGCAGACTCCTCAGATGAAAACTGAGGCTTGCGTCGTGGATTTGAGCAATCTATTTTAGGCCATTGATTCTCTGCGCAGACGGATCGTCTGCGGCAATCAACCGTTCACTCGAGGAGGAAGAGTCATGGGATTCCTGGCTTCATTGTGGCTGCCGATACTGCTGTCCGCCGTGGCGGTATTTGTGGTGAGCTCGATCATTCATATGGTCCTCAACTATCACAAGTCCGATTTCAAGAAACTCCCCAACGAAGATGGGATCATGGAGGCATTGCGGAAATTCAGCATTCCGCCGGGCGACTACCATATGCCGTACTGCAGCAGTTCAAAGGATATGAAAGACCCGGCGTTCACCGAAAAGCTGAACAAGGGGCCGGTGGGGCTGATGACGATCTTGCCGAGCGGACAATTCAGCATGGGGAAAAGCCTGGTGCTCTGGTTCGTTTTCTGCCTGATCGTCTCTCTGTTTGCAGCTTATATCGGTGATCGAGCAGTTGGCCCGGGCGGAAACTACCTCCAGGTCTTCCGCTTTGTCGGATGTTCCGCCTTTATGGGATACG encodes:
- a CDS encoding HD domain-containing protein, with the translated sequence MQTRVEQSQPRNISSGYIPIYTHTLTVDCVLEFDLYVFDGRDMVLFRSSKLPLTEAHRSEMLRRNLSRLYVSEAQRSEYQKHLREHISQIVVDPSLDDFTKTTILYDSARELVKDVFADPTKGAMIRESQEFVQTTVQYVLEGKNAFHNLLKVMSFDYTVFSHSVNVCAFSLALGNASGIEKTSDLVALATGALLHDVGKARVPEEILHKPGPLSQAEWQTIRQHPEWGVELMTTTDLIPREAYIPIAQHHERQDGSGYPNRLGGDGIHLYGKVVAIADSFDAMTTNRVYRQAEGSFRTLEMMAHSGEEFDRSLLRQFIQLLGPSRTELLGS